The DNA sequence GTGTTGACGGTTCGTCCATTTGCGTTCAACTTCGTCGGCGTCCGACGCTGGTTCACACCGCGTGTTGAAAGGGAATCCATGGCACCAGGAGAACGGTCTGTGCGGCAGGAGCGCGAAGAAGCGGATGCCGCCACGCTGCAGGAGTTCAAGCCGGTCCGCGAGGCGCTCTCGCGGAGCGTGGAAACCAACGGCCTGCGCTACACGGCCCGCGAGCTGGGGATGAGCCCCACCGGGCTGCGCGGGCTGATCGACGGGACCGCGCCGTACGGGAAGACCGTGCGCAAGGCGCGGGCGTGGTTCGCCGGCTTCCTGCAGCGCGAGGGCCAGCTGGACGAAGCCGAGAACCTGGCGCTGCAGGTGCTGACCAGCGCGCTCCCCACCGAGCGCCGCGAAGACGTGGCGAAGGAGATCCGCGACCTGGTCAACCGCGCGCGCCGCGGCTGATCTCCGTCGCTGGACCAGCAGGCTCCCCGCGGCCGACGGCGCACTTCGAGCGCCGGCCGCGGCGGTGTCTTGGAGATGTGCGAGCACGCGGACGGCGGGCCCGGAGCAGCTTCCGGCGCCCGCCGTCCGCGCGTGCGTTCGACTGACCGAGGAAAAAGAAAGCCTCACGCAGAGGGCGCAGAGGTCGCAGAGGACTTTCGCCCGATCCTCTGCGACCTCTGCGCCTCTGCATGACACCTATTCTCGTCCGCGAGGCTACGGGATCAGTCCGCCGTGTCGCGCAGGGGGATCTCGGCGCGGACGCGGGTGCCGGCGCCGGGGGTGCTGTCGACGTCGACGCGGCCGCCGATGTAGCCGGCGCGCTCCTTCATCCCGAACAACCCCAGTCCCCCGCCCTCGCTGGAGATCACGTTCTGCGGGTCGAATCCGCGGCCGTCGTCTTCCACCGTCACCACCAGCCGCTCGCCGTCGCGGGCGATGGTGACGCGGACGCGGGTGGCGCGCGCGTGGCGGACGACGTTGGAGAGCGCCTCCTGCACGATGCGGTAGGTGGCCAGCTCCGCCACGGGCGGCAGGTCCGCGGCGACGTCGCCGGCGCGCACCTCCACGGCCAGGCCGCTGATCTCCTCGAGCGAGCGGGCGTGGCCCTCGATGGCGGGAACCAGCCCCAGCTCGTCGAGCGCGGGCGGGCGCAGGCCCCGGGCGAAGCGGCGGATCCCCTCCAGCGCGCGCGACACGTCCTCGCGCATCCCGTCCAGCAGCGGCTCCATCTGCGCGGGGTCGCGGCTGTTGCGCACCACGCGGATGCGGATCAGGAGCGCGGCCAGCATCTGCGCCGTCTCGTCGTGCAGCTCGCGGGCGATGCGCTTGCGCTCCTCCTCGGCGGCGGAGAGCGCGCGTGCGGCCACCTCGCGCAGGCGGGCGCGGTAGGCGGCCGCGGTGTCGAGCATGGCGTTGAAGGTGCGTCGCAGCCGCTCCAGCTCGCGGTCGGCCACGGGTGAGACGGGCGCGCGCCGGTCCAGCTCGCCGCGCTGGACGCGGGCGGCGGTGCGCTCCAGGTCGTCGAGCGGGCGCAGCGCCACGCGCAGGATCACCGCGTTCACCGCCAGCGTGATGGCGATGCCGATCAGCGCCAGCAGCCCCACCACGCCGATCAGCGAGCGCCCGGGCTCGTCGCGCACGAAACGCGCGGTCACCAGCGTGCCGAACAGGGTGCCCACCAGCACCAGCACCGCGTTGGCGATGAGGATCTTGTAGAACAGCGGCACCCGCAGCAGCACGCGCACGAACCGCGGGATGCGCGACGGCGCTCCGTCGTCGGCGGGCTCGT is a window from the Longimicrobium sp. genome containing:
- a CDS encoding ATP-binding protein: MAADSDRTDEPADDGAPSRIPRFVRVLLRVPLFYKILIANAVLVLVGTLFGTLVTARFVRDEPGRSLIGVVGLLALIGIAITLAVNAVILRVALRPLDDLERTAARVQRGELDRRAPVSPVADRELERLRRTFNAMLDTAAAYRARLREVAARALSAAEEERKRIARELHDETAQMLAALLIRIRVVRNSRDPAQMEPLLDGMREDVSRALEGIRRFARGLRPPALDELGLVPAIEGHARSLEEISGLAVEVRAGDVAADLPPVAELATYRIVQEALSNVVRHARATRVRVTIARDGERLVVTVEDDGRGFDPQNVISSEGGGLGLFGMKERAGYIGGRVDVDSTPGAGTRVRAEIPLRDTAD